A section of the Xiphias gladius isolate SHS-SW01 ecotype Sanya breed wild chromosome 10, ASM1685928v1, whole genome shotgun sequence genome encodes:
- the LOC120795751 gene encoding SRA stem-loop-interacting RNA-binding protein, mitochondrial has protein sequence MLKLDNNVAVRLRLDHVILVRVANRGRNMAVSSSKKVFEVFVSKIPWTLAGKEMKEYFGQFGPVKKCLLPFDKERGFHRGFCWIGFSTEEGLNNALQKDPHVLEGAKLQVQRNRSPFAGQKSNKESDHD, from the exons ATGCTCAAGTTAGACAACAATGTAGCAGTCAGACTCAGGCTCGATCACGTGATTCTT GTCAGAGTGGCAAACCGAGGGCGAAACATGGCGGTGTCGTCGTCCAAGAAAGTTTTCGAGGTCTTCGTGTCTAAAATACCATGGACTTTAGCAGGCA aggagatgaaggagTACTTCGGGCAGTTTGGCCCAGTGAAGAAATGTCTTCTACCATTT GATAAAGAAAGAGGCTTCCACAGAGGCTTCTGCTGGATTGGATTCTCAACAGAAGAAGGACTGAACAATGCCCTACAGAAAGATCCACATGTGCTGGAGGGAGCCAAG CTCCAGGTTCAGAGGAACAGAAGTCCATTTGCAGGgcagaaatcaaacaaagagAGTGATCATGACTAA